From a region of the Rhipicephalus microplus isolate Deutch F79 chromosome X, USDA_Rmic, whole genome shotgun sequence genome:
- the LOC119176484 gene encoding NPC intracellular cholesterol transporter 1, with the protein MSTGRLFAVALSVTIVSSALAQCVTYGYCGTDADSGKLLPCSVKQDPVPIESKVLEEACPALTDSSGKPVPACCDAKQAKTFISEYKSLVSLGVGRKSSCFKNFQNLVCQAFCSPKQSEFVAINRTSTEGGKPSATEAVYAINKRFADKVYAACKDVRTWVFGIKLMRYMCGKYGNSNCSPERFLEFVGSIYSEGGYSPLKIHHILTESPITVSGQTLEPFNPEVL; encoded by the coding sequence ATGTCCACCGGCAGGCTTTTCGCCGTTGCCCTGAGCGTCACAATAGTGTCGTCAGCGCTGGCTCAGTGCGTTACATACGGCTACTGTGGCACGGATGCGGACTCTGGCAAATTGCTTCCATGCTCCGTCAAGCAGGATCCAGTCCCCATCGAAAGTAAAGTTCTAGAAGAAGCGTGCCCCGCCCTGACCGACTCTTCCGGCAAGCCAGTGCCAGCCTGCTGCGACGCTAAGCAGGCGAAAACGTTCATCTCCGAGTACAAGAGTCTTGTCAGCCTCGGAGTGGGCAGGAAAAGCAGCTGCTTCAAGAATTTCCAGAACCTCGTGTGCCAGGCGTTCTGCTCGCCGAAGCAGTCTGAATTCGTCGCCATCAACCGGACGAGCACCGAAGGAGGCAAACCGTCAGCCACGGAGGCGGTGTACGCCATCAACAAGCGTTTCGCCGACAAAGTGTACGCagcctgcaaggacgtccgcaccTGGGTCTTCGGCATCAAGCTGATGAGGTACATGTGCGGCAAGTATGGCAACAGCAACTGTTCGCCAGAAAGGTTCCTTGAATTTGTGGGCTCCATCTACTCGGAGGGCGGCTACTCGCCACTCAAGATCCACCACATTCTCACCGAGAGTCCGATCACTGTGAGCGGCCAGACGCTGGAGCCGTTCAACCCCGAGGTTCTCTGA